The Sphingobacterium bambusae genome includes a window with the following:
- a CDS encoding M14 family metallopeptidase — MRLIYIVLATFFCGSNFVYAQQKGEKEAVEIAGLRAIGSPSNPKVAMNWSRYHDNKQIAQFCQDLQKAYPQLVKYESIGKSYEGRDMFVLTISDFSKGNVARKPGMWIDGNIHANELQGSEIAMYTAWYLAENFHSVPFIKELLQDKVFYIAPTINPDSRDYFIHEPNTMHSSRTGRRPFDNDGDGAVAEDLYDDLDGDGHIVMMRRKSKTGRYKVDPDNPNRMVVVKAGEVGDYELLGFEGIDNDGDGLVNEDITGTYDPNRDWGWNWQPNYVQNGALYYPGTLPETQAVKAFFYAHKNIAGAQSYHNYGGMILRGPGAAQDEKYYSRADVQVYDALGKVGERMLPGYNYIVIHKDLYTVFGGEIDFIALARGVFTFSNELMTTYKLFNEKAGQGLRQSDEYYEFDKLLLFGDAYVPWKEYDHPQFGKIEIGGAKKNYTRNHPGFLLLEDAHRNAAFTIYHAHHTPKLEVLETDVKPLGGNLFEVNATVWNSRIIPTHSDHDLNYKIERPDHIRLEGVDVVTGLRVLDKDFNVTTEQRYKPEQIEVPNIEGMREVRVRWIVKGNPNKAKLVVDSEKGGLLEQPLQSK; from the coding sequence ATGAGACTTATATATATAGTATTGGCTACATTCTTCTGCGGATCTAATTTTGTGTATGCACAGCAAAAAGGCGAAAAGGAGGCTGTAGAAATTGCTGGATTGCGAGCGATCGGGTCGCCATCAAACCCAAAGGTGGCTATGAACTGGAGCCGCTACCACGACAATAAGCAGATTGCCCAGTTTTGCCAAGACCTGCAGAAAGCGTATCCGCAGTTGGTGAAGTATGAATCCATCGGAAAGTCCTATGAAGGAAGGGATATGTTCGTGTTGACAATCTCTGATTTTTCCAAGGGTAATGTTGCGCGTAAACCCGGAATGTGGATAGACGGTAACATCCACGCCAATGAATTGCAAGGATCGGAGATTGCGATGTATACCGCTTGGTATCTCGCTGAAAACTTCCACAGTGTGCCCTTCATTAAGGAATTGCTGCAGGACAAGGTGTTTTATATTGCGCCAACGATCAACCCCGATTCTCGGGATTATTTTATACATGAACCCAATACCATGCATTCCTCCCGTACCGGAAGGCGGCCGTTTGATAACGATGGCGATGGAGCTGTAGCGGAAGATCTCTATGATGATCTGGATGGCGATGGGCATATCGTCATGATGCGCAGAAAGTCAAAAACTGGCCGCTATAAGGTGGATCCTGACAATCCTAATCGGATGGTTGTTGTAAAGGCTGGCGAGGTAGGCGACTATGAGCTGCTCGGATTTGAAGGTATTGACAACGATGGTGATGGCTTGGTGAACGAAGATATTACCGGAACTTACGATCCTAACCGGGATTGGGGATGGAACTGGCAGCCCAATTATGTGCAAAATGGCGCCTTGTATTATCCAGGCACCCTTCCCGAGACGCAGGCGGTAAAGGCTTTCTTTTATGCACATAAGAATATCGCTGGCGCGCAGTCCTACCACAACTATGGCGGGATGATTCTGCGCGGGCCCGGAGCGGCGCAGGACGAGAAATATTATTCGCGGGCAGATGTGCAGGTGTATGATGCGCTGGGCAAGGTGGGCGAACGCATGCTTCCCGGCTACAACTATATCGTTATTCATAAAGACCTATATACCGTCTTTGGTGGGGAGATAGATTTTATAGCTCTTGCACGCGGTGTTTTTACATTTTCCAACGAATTGATGACGACATATAAGCTGTTCAACGAAAAAGCGGGGCAAGGTTTACGCCAGAGCGACGAGTATTATGAATTTGATAAACTTCTACTTTTTGGAGACGCCTATGTGCCATGGAAGGAATACGATCACCCCCAGTTTGGGAAAATAGAAATCGGTGGAGCAAAGAAAAACTATACGAGAAACCATCCGGGATTCTTGCTGTTGGAAGATGCGCACCGAAATGCCGCTTTCACCATTTACCACGCTCATCATACGCCCAAGCTGGAAGTTTTGGAAACAGATGTTAAGCCGCTCGGAGGGAATCTGTTTGAAGTCAACGCGACGGTTTGGAATAGTCGTATCATTCCCACACATTCTGATCATGATTTGAACTATAAGATCGAACGTCCCGACCATATCCGGCTAGAGGGCGTAGATGTCGTCACCGGCTTACGTGTGCTGGATAAGGATTTCAACGTCACCACGGAGCAGCGATACAAGCCTGAACAGATCGAAGTGCCCAATATTGAAGGAATGCGGGAAGTGCGGGTGCGCTGGATCGTAAAAGGTAATCCGAATAAGGCCAAGCTCGTTGTAGATAGCGAAAAAGGAGGTCTACTTGAACAACCTCTGCAATCAAAATAA
- a CDS encoding glycoside hydrolase family 95 protein: MRLFLWFIFLCWGLFTQAQQRLWYKQPAQRWEEALPIGNGQLGAMIYGGIVQEEVQFNEETLWTGEPRDYNKAGAHQYLDSIRKLLDTGQQRKAEALAQKEFMGVKSASENPAAWLAHVAVERGKQDGPASYLYADDAWKSIQVPAYEGWEDIGLEGVDGAVWFRKTVELDEQDLQDDWLLDLNKVREEDYTFFNGQLLGHTAGDQEKRLYRIPKEQLRLGSNVLAIQVINLSGKGGISGYKDPKQEIGLRSAKGKFISIVGQWKYWVQDADVPKVGSYQATYQPFGSLLFRFPTADVTNYQRNLSLDRGLAEVRYTQGGVSFKRTYMASYPDRAIVIALSADQPKQLSFSVSMSAKHPGYRIWKVDKQTLGMQVKVKNGVLEGISFLTIKLDGGSIREKDGWLEVEQANQATLYLSAGTNFKHAQQTDANFLQKLTKKHKQVRKKSFKRLLSRHERDYKALFNRFALDFGGQPADSIPTDERLKRFVTSPDPALVALYVQYGRYLQIAASRAGTQPANLQGIWNHLLEPSWGSKYTTNINLEMNYWPTEMLNLSELHQPLFAMIRELSLSGKETAQAYYGARGWVLHHNTDIWRGTAPINNANHGIWPTGGAWLVTHLWEHYLYNQDPQFIADYYDIIKGSTLFFKDVLVKDPQSGWVVSSPSNSPENGGLVKGPTMDHQIIRALFSVFLQSSDLLGKDKPLRDSIQQLLPQIAPNQIGRYGQLQEWMEDLDDPENKHRHVSHLWGLHPGREINADDTPRMMEAARKSLQMRGDDGTGWSLAWKINFWARLQDAEHTYAMVKMLLRPADKAGGSYPNLFDAHPPFQIDGNFGGAAGIGEMLLQSHVHYIDILPALPAALSEGEVQGFKARGNFEIDMQWKEKTLQALTVKSNSGQPLRLRYRGKTITLETKKNKTYTFDADLNLL, from the coding sequence ATGCGGTTATTCTTGTGGTTTATCTTTCTGTGTTGGGGCTTGTTTACACAAGCGCAGCAGCGCTTGTGGTATAAGCAGCCTGCACAACGGTGGGAAGAGGCACTGCCTATCGGCAACGGCCAGCTTGGTGCCATGATTTACGGAGGTATTGTGCAGGAAGAGGTTCAATTTAACGAGGAAACGCTGTGGACGGGCGAACCGCGAGATTATAACAAGGCCGGCGCGCATCAATATTTAGATAGTATCCGTAAACTGCTCGATACCGGGCAACAGCGAAAGGCGGAAGCCTTGGCCCAAAAGGAGTTTATGGGAGTCAAAAGTGCTTCCGAAAATCCTGCCGCTTGGTTGGCGCATGTAGCGGTAGAGAGGGGTAAGCAGGATGGTCCGGCAAGCTACCTCTATGCTGATGACGCGTGGAAATCGATACAGGTGCCTGCCTACGAAGGCTGGGAAGATATAGGTCTGGAAGGCGTGGATGGTGCAGTTTGGTTTCGTAAGACAGTCGAGCTCGACGAGCAGGATCTACAGGACGATTGGCTGTTGGACTTGAACAAAGTGCGGGAAGAAGATTATACCTTTTTCAATGGACAGCTGCTGGGGCATACCGCTGGTGATCAAGAAAAGCGACTATATCGCATCCCAAAAGAACAGCTACGATTAGGGAGCAATGTCTTGGCCATTCAGGTCATCAACCTGAGCGGAAAAGGAGGGATATCGGGCTATAAGGATCCAAAGCAGGAAATTGGTCTGCGCAGCGCGAAGGGGAAATTTATTTCCATTGTCGGACAGTGGAAATATTGGGTGCAGGATGCCGATGTGCCTAAAGTAGGGAGTTATCAAGCGACTTATCAGCCTTTTGGATCCCTATTGTTTCGTTTCCCTACCGCGGATGTCACCAATTACCAGCGTAACCTTTCTTTAGATCGAGGGCTTGCTGAAGTTCGTTATACACAAGGAGGAGTTTCTTTCAAACGGACGTATATGGCCAGTTATCCAGACCGTGCGATTGTCATTGCCTTAAGCGCTGATCAACCGAAGCAACTTTCTTTTTCTGTCAGCATGAGCGCGAAGCATCCAGGCTACCGTATTTGGAAGGTAGATAAACAGACATTGGGCATGCAGGTCAAGGTCAAGAATGGAGTACTAGAAGGCATATCCTTTTTGACGATCAAACTCGATGGAGGATCGATTCGCGAAAAAGATGGTTGGTTGGAAGTTGAGCAAGCCAATCAGGCTACCCTTTACTTGAGTGCAGGGACTAATTTCAAGCATGCTCAACAAACCGATGCGAACTTTCTTCAAAAACTAACAAAAAAGCACAAGCAGGTGCGAAAGAAATCGTTCAAGCGACTGCTGTCGCGTCACGAACGAGATTATAAAGCCTTATTCAACCGATTTGCCCTAGATTTTGGCGGGCAGCCTGCGGATAGTATACCGACCGATGAACGCTTAAAACGTTTTGTTACTTCGCCAGATCCGGCTTTGGTGGCCTTATATGTTCAATATGGCCGTTACCTACAGATTGCGGCGTCCAGAGCGGGCACCCAGCCGGCAAATCTGCAGGGCATCTGGAATCACTTGCTGGAACCTTCTTGGGGAAGTAAATACACCACCAATATCAATTTGGAAATGAATTACTGGCCAACGGAGATGCTCAATCTGAGCGAGCTTCACCAGCCGCTCTTCGCCATGATCCGTGAATTGTCCTTGTCGGGTAAAGAGACCGCGCAAGCCTATTATGGCGCACGCGGTTGGGTGTTGCACCACAACACGGATATTTGGCGCGGCACCGCACCTATCAACAATGCCAACCATGGTATATGGCCTACAGGTGGCGCTTGGTTGGTCACGCATCTTTGGGAGCATTACCTCTACAATCAAGACCCGCAATTTATTGCCGATTATTACGATATCATTAAGGGATCGACGCTTTTTTTCAAAGACGTCCTCGTGAAAGATCCCCAATCGGGATGGGTGGTGAGTAGCCCTTCCAACTCGCCGGAAAATGGTGGCTTGGTAAAAGGTCCCACGATGGATCACCAGATTATTCGCGCGCTATTTTCTGTATTTCTACAATCGTCGGATTTGTTGGGTAAAGATAAGCCGCTGCGCGATTCTATTCAGCAGTTGTTACCGCAGATTGCGCCGAATCAAATTGGTCGTTATGGACAATTGCAAGAGTGGATGGAAGATCTGGATGATCCGGAAAATAAACATCGCCATGTATCGCACCTGTGGGGATTGCATCCCGGTAGGGAGATTAATGCCGACGATACACCAAGGATGATGGAGGCAGCAAGAAAATCGTTGCAGATGCGTGGCGACGACGGTACAGGCTGGAGCTTGGCTTGGAAAATCAACTTTTGGGCAAGACTCCAAGATGCCGAGCATACCTATGCTATGGTGAAAATGTTACTGCGTCCGGCGGATAAAGCCGGAGGCTCATATCCCAATCTCTTTGACGCGCATCCACCGTTCCAGATCGATGGTAATTTTGGTGGAGCAGCTGGTATTGGAGAAATGTTGTTGCAGAGCCATGTTCACTATATAGACATCTTGCCAGCCTTGCCTGCTGCGCTTTCCGAAGGGGAGGTGCAGGGCTTTAAAGCTCGCGGTAATTTTGAAATCGATATGCAATGGAAAGAAAAAACACTGCAAGCACTGACGGTAAAATCCAATTCTGGCCAGCCTTTAAGACTGCGATACCGTGGCAAGACCATAACATTGGAAACGAAAAAGAATAAAACCTATACTTTTGATGCTGATCTTAACCTGTTGTAA
- a CDS encoding MGH1-like glycoside hydrolase domain-containing protein, translating to MSIKFLVLVMGLMPFLGWAQTDLDAKLEGYVEQFNRDDNEAVINLVSNDSSAAWMKDNIPLFDCPDAAIEKIYYFRWWSFRKHIKSTPEGTIVTEFIEPVKHAGKYNSISCALGHHLYEGRWLKNSDFLKAYTDFWFYHADEGQSKPRFHQFSSWLADALLAYYQVSGDKDYLLSRLDELDKDYAVWEKERQLPNGLFWQHDVKDGMEESVSGGRKVENMRPTINSYMYGNAKAIASIAAMANRKDLQGKYTKKAQLIQQQLLDSLWDKDDQFFKTRLEKDGLHPAREAIGFIPWYFGVVPDKASYAVAWNQAIDTAGFRAPWGHTTAERREPTFRTRGTGHSCEWDGAIWPFATSQTLRAMANVLSSAKHKGNLSKSDFYHEIQQYAKAHVMNGKPYIGEYQDEQNGEWLKGDHPRSKFYNHSTFADAVIQDLVGFKPALDNSFMLKPLIPDGEWDYFALQDIAYKEKTVSIFWDKKGDRYGKGKGFRVYADGKLVAKSNTLKSLKVKLK from the coding sequence ATGAGCATAAAGTTTTTGGTACTAGTAATGGGGTTGATGCCCTTTTTAGGATGGGCGCAAACGGATCTCGATGCCAAATTGGAGGGCTATGTGGAGCAGTTCAATCGGGATGATAACGAAGCGGTGATCAACCTTGTTTCCAATGATTCGTCGGCCGCTTGGATGAAAGATAATATCCCCTTGTTTGACTGTCCAGATGCAGCAATCGAAAAGATATATTACTTCCGTTGGTGGTCCTTTCGCAAACATATAAAAAGTACGCCCGAGGGAACGATTGTTACCGAGTTTATCGAGCCCGTGAAGCATGCCGGTAAATATAATTCCATCAGTTGCGCCTTGGGACATCACCTCTATGAAGGTCGGTGGTTGAAAAATAGCGACTTTCTGAAAGCGTATACGGATTTTTGGTTCTACCATGCTGATGAAGGGCAGTCGAAGCCACGTTTCCATCAGTTTAGCTCTTGGCTTGCCGATGCCCTGCTGGCCTACTACCAAGTGTCGGGAGATAAGGATTACCTCCTGTCAAGGTTGGATGAGCTGGATAAAGATTATGCGGTTTGGGAAAAGGAACGGCAATTGCCTAATGGACTTTTTTGGCAGCATGATGTCAAAGATGGAATGGAAGAATCCGTATCGGGCGGTAGGAAAGTGGAGAATATGCGCCCTACAATAAATAGTTATATGTATGGCAATGCAAAGGCGATTGCTAGTATAGCGGCTATGGCTAACCGTAAAGATCTACAAGGAAAATATACCAAAAAAGCGCAGTTGATCCAGCAGCAGCTGCTGGACTCCTTGTGGGACAAGGATGATCAATTCTTTAAGACACGATTAGAAAAAGATGGCCTGCATCCTGCACGCGAAGCAATAGGCTTTATCCCTTGGTATTTTGGGGTTGTTCCCGATAAGGCTAGCTACGCGGTCGCTTGGAATCAGGCGATCGATACGGCTGGTTTTAGAGCACCTTGGGGACATACCACGGCCGAGCGCCGGGAGCCTACCTTCCGCACGCGTGGTACAGGACATAGTTGCGAATGGGACGGTGCCATCTGGCCATTCGCCACCTCGCAGACCCTGCGGGCTATGGCCAATGTGCTTTCATCCGCAAAACATAAAGGAAACCTAAGCAAAAGTGACTTCTACCACGAAATACAGCAGTATGCAAAAGCGCACGTTATGAACGGAAAGCCCTATATCGGCGAATATCAGGATGAGCAGAATGGTGAGTGGCTGAAAGGAGATCATCCGCGCAGCAAATTTTATAACCACTCCACCTTTGCGGATGCAGTTATTCAGGATTTAGTTGGTTTCAAGCCTGCGCTAGACAATAGTTTTATGTTGAAGCCGCTTATTCCAGATGGGGAATGGGATTATTTCGCTTTGCAGGATATTGCTTACAAAGAGAAAACGGTGAGTATTTTTTGGGATAAAAAAGGAGACCGCTACGGAAAGGGAAAAGGGTTCCGGGTATATGCCGATGGCAAGCTAGTTGCTAAATCAAACACATTAAAATCGCTAAAAGTAAAATTGAAATGA
- a CDS encoding alpha-d-galacturonidase has protein sequence MASALAQPIRVLYQQEGVTNNERFTFALDRLINHLGAQTKKEKIDSRLKLKKSDVLVGVKGSFGWDRWIPRNLLDSLTAKESFVIYRKDSRSPLVIVGNDETGLLYGCEEMVHQAAYEKQHIALLDAPEMVLRGTCIGMQKTEYLPGRDVYEYPYTEELFPWFYDKDLWVKYLDMLVENRYNTLYLWNGHPFSSLVKLKDYPYALEVDDATFAKNEEIYQFLTAEASKRGIWVIQMFYNIILPKPFADRHGLKTQERNRVITPLIEDYTRKSIAAFVAKYPNVGLLITLGEAMEGVGQDDINWFTKTILPGVKDGLQAINSVIEPPVILRAHDTDAPAVMKEALPIYQNLYTMAKYNGEALTTYTPRGKWAELHQQLGKIGTVHIQNVHILANLEPFRYSAPDFIQQSVKAMHEVHLSNGIHIYPQASYWDWPYTADKVDERLLQVDRDWMWYKAWARYAWQASRNKDEDSTYWIATLANRYGTTEQKAAAILDALNEVGEISPKILRRFGITDGNRQTSSLGMLMTQLINPYRYGLFTLLYESEAPEGEMIIDYAEKKFKGEPHIGETPILVAEEIVKHAEKAVKRIASLEVAGPQEAELKRLKNDIYIHEALARHYSYKVKAAVQVLQFKYTKDVESLQLALPDLERSVEAYRQLAKLTADSYLYANSMQTKQRKIPMRGVDATFKHWTEMLPVYEAELANFKKSIDSLSKSGGAAEQKRQPLEVASVQLPEGTRLVRLKKGVNLYTDQELVVTHLPEEFEGLQAVMIDAGKQKQEGTSLRFEAKAPVKVLVGYFNSTDKVFAAKPVLEIDATANDHGQVDTKVSNALRIQYMPMIDVHSYSFAAGKQELKLPKGEAIILGFVSDTELQHPYNADVDNRGDDMDDLFGYYGEIKL, from the coding sequence ATGGCGAGCGCCTTGGCACAGCCCATTAGGGTGCTGTATCAACAAGAGGGGGTAACGAACAATGAGCGCTTTACATTTGCGTTAGATCGGCTTATCAATCATTTGGGAGCGCAAACAAAAAAAGAAAAAATTGACTCGCGGCTTAAATTGAAGAAAAGCGACGTCTTGGTGGGTGTTAAAGGTTCTTTTGGATGGGATCGATGGATACCAAGGAATCTTTTGGATTCCTTGACGGCCAAAGAATCTTTTGTTATTTACCGGAAAGATAGCCGATCACCTTTGGTTATCGTCGGTAACGACGAGACAGGGCTGCTCTACGGCTGTGAAGAAATGGTGCATCAGGCGGCATACGAAAAACAACATATAGCACTCTTGGACGCTCCAGAAATGGTGCTCCGAGGTACCTGTATAGGGATGCAGAAAACGGAATATTTACCGGGCAGAGATGTGTATGAGTATCCCTACACCGAAGAGCTTTTTCCCTGGTTCTACGATAAAGATCTTTGGGTAAAGTATCTCGATATGCTCGTTGAGAATCGATATAACACATTATACCTGTGGAATGGACACCCTTTTTCTTCGTTGGTTAAATTAAAAGACTATCCTTACGCCTTGGAGGTTGACGATGCGACCTTCGCTAAAAATGAAGAAATCTACCAATTTTTGACCGCAGAGGCCAGCAAACGTGGCATATGGGTTATACAGATGTTTTACAATATCATCCTTCCCAAGCCATTTGCCGATCGGCATGGCCTGAAAACGCAGGAACGCAATCGTGTTATCACGCCGCTGATAGAAGACTATACCCGCAAATCCATCGCAGCTTTCGTGGCTAAATATCCAAATGTTGGTCTGTTGATCACCTTGGGCGAGGCGATGGAAGGTGTAGGTCAAGACGATATCAATTGGTTTACAAAAACCATTTTACCGGGCGTGAAAGACGGTCTTCAGGCTATCAACAGTGTCATCGAGCCGCCCGTTATTTTACGCGCACACGACACTGATGCTCCTGCCGTGATGAAGGAGGCGCTACCTATCTATCAAAACCTGTACACGATGGCCAAGTACAACGGTGAAGCATTGACCACCTACACGCCACGTGGTAAATGGGCTGAACTACATCAGCAGTTGGGAAAGATAGGTACAGTGCATATTCAAAACGTACATATTCTAGCTAACCTAGAGCCATTTCGTTACAGTGCCCCCGATTTTATTCAGCAGTCTGTCAAAGCTATGCACGAAGTGCATTTGTCGAATGGAATACATATCTATCCGCAAGCCTCCTATTGGGACTGGCCCTATACAGCAGATAAAGTTGATGAACGTCTACTGCAGGTGGATAGAGACTGGATGTGGTATAAAGCGTGGGCACGCTACGCGTGGCAAGCATCGCGAAACAAGGATGAAGATTCCACGTACTGGATAGCCACGCTGGCCAACCGGTATGGAACGACCGAGCAGAAGGCTGCCGCCATATTGGATGCGTTAAATGAAGTAGGCGAGATATCGCCAAAAATATTAAGGCGCTTTGGGATCACGGATGGTAACAGGCAGACATCTTCCTTGGGGATGTTGATGACGCAACTCATCAATCCCTATCGTTACGGCTTGTTTACCTTGCTATATGAATCGGAAGCGCCGGAAGGGGAGATGATCATCGATTACGCGGAAAAGAAATTTAAGGGAGAGCCGCACATCGGCGAGACACCGATACTGGTAGCCGAGGAGATCGTCAAGCATGCCGAAAAAGCCGTCAAGCGAATCGCTTCCTTGGAGGTCGCTGGTCCGCAAGAGGCAGAACTCAAACGCTTGAAGAACGATATCTACATCCATGAGGCTCTGGCCAGACACTATAGTTACAAGGTCAAAGCCGCCGTGCAGGTGCTGCAGTTTAAATATACCAAAGATGTGGAATCGCTCCAGTTGGCGCTGCCCGATTTGGAACGTAGCGTAGAGGCATATAGGCAGCTCGCTAAATTGACCGCAGATAGCTATCTGTATGCCAATAGTATGCAAACCAAGCAGCGTAAAATTCCAATGCGAGGCGTGGATGCCACATTTAAACATTGGACGGAAATGTTACCTGTTTATGAAGCAGAACTCGCTAACTTTAAGAAGTCGATAGATTCCCTTTCCAAGAGTGGTGGAGCTGCGGAACAAAAGCGGCAACCGCTGGAAGTCGCTTCCGTGCAGCTTCCCGAGGGCACCCGTTTGGTTCGTTTAAAGAAAGGAGTAAACCTATATACAGACCAAGAACTGGTTGTAACGCACCTGCCCGAAGAGTTTGAAGGTTTACAAGCGGTGATGATCGATGCCGGAAAACAGAAACAAGAGGGTACAAGCCTCCGCTTTGAAGCTAAAGCACCGGTGAAAGTCCTCGTTGGCTACTTCAATAGCACGGATAAGGTTTTTGCAGCGAAGCCGGTTTTGGAGATTGACGCTACGGCGAACGACCATGGGCAGGTAGATACCAAAGTAAGTAATGCGTTAAGAATACAATATATGCCGATGATCGATGTGCACAGCTATTCGTTTGCGGCAGGTAAGCAGGAGTTGAAACTCCCAAAAGGCGAAGCCATTATTTTGGGTTTTGTAAGTGATACGGAATTGCAGCATCCCTACAATGCGGATGTGGACAACCGTGGAGATGACATGGATGATTTATTTGGTTATTATGGTGAAATCAAGTTGTAA
- a CDS encoding glycoside hydrolase family 28 protein: MMKKGIFALFVFVAVLMPFGKAQSYYNVLKYGGKNDSTGTNTKAIAKAIDAAAAKGGGTVYFPAGKYITGPIHFKSNITLFIDAGAELHFSDNFDDYLPMVESRWEGTAVTNFSPLFYGNGLENIAIVGRGIIDGHGKKWWGYSEIEVKKQTEDSKWQKEFKRLNPNVLAPDLPGWIERGFLRPPFIQFLNCKNIQIKDIKIQNSPFWTINPQYCDNVTVDGVTIDNPPSPNTDGINPESCSNVRIANCHISVGDDCITIKSGKDRSGRLVNIPAENYTITNCTMLRGHGGVVIGSEMSGGVKNIVISNCVFDGTDRGIRLKTARGRGGIVENIRVSNIVMRNIRDQAIVMDMQYAKTEVEPVSERTPQFKNIYISDMTGSTNRVGLLRGLAEMPITNVSFNNINMQAKAGFSLENAEKITFNNVQVDVASEPFIKAKNVALLEVRAIQNFTPLADRPLLLLEDVKGVNIQQNYPMAGTNVFLELVGQQNADVFVHSNNFSQVKQIATGDLGAAVMSNNIEAKK, encoded by the coding sequence ATGATGAAAAAAGGAATTTTTGCCCTCTTCGTATTTGTGGCTGTGCTGATGCCGTTCGGCAAGGCACAGTCGTATTACAACGTACTGAAATATGGTGGGAAAAATGATAGTACAGGCACCAATACTAAGGCAATCGCTAAAGCAATTGACGCTGCGGCAGCAAAAGGCGGTGGCACGGTCTATTTTCCTGCTGGGAAATACATTACCGGTCCCATTCATTTTAAGAGTAACATCACGCTATTTATCGATGCGGGTGCCGAGCTACACTTCAGCGATAATTTTGATGACTATTTGCCCATGGTGGAGTCGCGATGGGAAGGTACGGCAGTAACAAACTTTTCGCCTTTGTTCTACGGAAATGGGTTGGAGAATATCGCTATTGTAGGCCGTGGAATTATTGACGGACATGGGAAGAAGTGGTGGGGCTACTCCGAAATCGAGGTAAAGAAGCAGACAGAAGATAGTAAGTGGCAAAAGGAGTTTAAACGGCTAAATCCAAATGTATTGGCGCCAGATCTTCCGGGCTGGATAGAGCGAGGCTTTTTGCGCCCTCCGTTCATCCAGTTTTTGAATTGTAAGAATATACAGATCAAAGATATCAAGATTCAAAATTCACCTTTTTGGACCATCAATCCGCAGTATTGTGATAACGTGACGGTGGATGGAGTCACAATAGACAACCCGCCATCACCGAATACGGACGGGATCAACCCTGAATCGTGCAGCAATGTGCGTATAGCCAATTGCCACATCAGCGTTGGCGACGACTGTATCACTATAAAATCGGGTAAAGATCGTTCGGGAAGATTGGTGAATATCCCTGCGGAAAATTATACCATCACCAATTGTACGATGCTACGTGGGCACGGAGGCGTTGTGATAGGCAGCGAGATGTCGGGAGGCGTGAAGAACATTGTTATTTCCAATTGTGTTTTCGATGGCACCGATCGGGGGATTAGGTTGAAAACTGCACGCGGACGTGGTGGTATCGTCGAAAATATCCGTGTCAGCAATATTGTGATGCGCAATATCCGCGACCAAGCTATCGTGATGGACATGCAATATGCGAAAACGGAAGTAGAGCCCGTCAGTGAGCGTACACCGCAGTTTAAAAATATCTATATCAGCGATATGACCGGTTCTACCAATCGGGTAGGCCTTTTGCGAGGCTTGGCAGAAATGCCTATAACAAACGTGAGTTTCAACAATATCAATATGCAGGCAAAGGCCGGTTTCTCCCTAGAAAATGCGGAAAAGATAACCTTCAATAATGTACAGGTTGATGTCGCTAGCGAACCTTTTATCAAAGCAAAGAATGTGGCACTGCTCGAAGTTCGGGCTATCCAAAACTTTACGCCCCTAGCTGATCGCCCACTTCTCTTATTGGAGGATGTAAAGGGCGTAAATATTCAACAAAATTATCCTATGGCTGGTACCAATGTTTTTCTGGAGCTTGTGGGGCAGCAAAATGCGGATGTTTTTGTGCATAGCAATAATTTTAGTCAGGTAAAACAGATAGCTACAGGCGACTTAGGCGCTGCGGTTATGAGCAATAATATAGAAGCAAAAAAATAA